From Tachypleus tridentatus isolate NWPU-2018 chromosome 8, ASM421037v1, whole genome shotgun sequence, a single genomic window includes:
- the LOC143223910 gene encoding cell adhesion molecule DSCAM-like: MTSQTSLQSTVIHSIVLCWKVSWVRQRDLHILTVGSYTYTSDQRFKSLHIDGKTDWTLKIQYTQKHDAGVYECQVSTEPKMNLSIKLNVVVAKATIPGGPNMYIQSGGTFNLTCIITDSTSPPTYVFWYHDGRMINYDTTRGISVITNKGSKLVSTLRIENASSSHSGNYSCTPSYADPANITVHVLNGKSRVSA, from the exons ATGACTTCACAAAcatcattacagagtacagtgattcacagcattGTGTTGTGCTGGAAA GTGTCGTGGGTTCGTCAACGCGATCTCCACATACTTACCGTTGGCAGTTACACTTACACGAGTGACCAGAGGTTTAAATCACTACATATTGATGGTAAAACGGACTGGACTTTGAAGATTCAATATACTCAAAAGCACGACGCCGGAGTTTATGAGTGCCAAGTTAGCACTGAACCAAAGATGAACCTAAGTATTAAGCTCAATGTGGTTG TTGCCAAGGCAACAATACCTGGTGGGCCAAATATGTATATTCAAAGTGGAGGAACCTTCAATCTTACATGCATCATCACCGACAGCACCTCCCCTCCCACTTATGTCTTCTGGTACCATGATGGCCGCATGATAAACTACGACACCACCAGGGGGATCAGCGTCATCACGAACAAAGGATCCAAGTTAGTGAGTACTTTAAGAATAGAAAATGCCAGCTCTTCCCACTCTGGGAATTATTCCTGCACTCCATCGTATGCTGATCCAGCCAACATTACGGTCCATGTTCTAAATGGTAAGTCCAGAGTCTCTGCGTAA